The genomic segment TAATATAGAAATTCCTGAGAAAGCTATAATTGTTGAGATTGATGAGGATTGTTATATGAGGGCTATAAATAATATTGTGCAGAATATTTTTACTCATAGCAAAGCAGCAAACATATCAATAACAGCATCAGAGGGGAATGGTAAATTTAGACTCGAGATAGGTGATGATGGGATAGGGATAGCAAAGGAAGATTTGAATTATATTTTTGAAAGATTATACCAGTGTAATAAAGGAAGATCCGGAAAAGGGAATGGACTGGGATTAAATATTTCAAAATTATTGCTAGAGAAAATGGGTGGGACAATTAGTGCATTTAGTGAACCGGGTAAAGGAACAGTATTTTGTATTGAATTTTCAGTTATACAAAGGTAACAAAAAAGATGATACGTTCGAGTATCATCTTTTTCGTATTAAATAAATTACAAGGTTCTTGTCAGGTTTCTGTCAGGTTCCTGTCAGAAAAATATATTATACTGTAAAACATAGAAGATTCTGAAAGGAGAAAAACCAAATGTCACAATACATTATACAAACACGTGATTTAACTAAAACATATGGAGAACAGAAAAGTGTTTCCAATCTAAATATGCATGTAAGAAAAGGAAAGATATATGGACTCTTAGGGAGAAATGGAGCTGGAAAAACCACAACTATGAAAATGCTGCTAAACCTCATAGAACCGACATCAGGTTCCATACGTATTTTTAATAGAGATATAAGGCTTGAAGAGAAAAAAATATTACCTCGAATAGGATCACTGATTGAAAGTCCTGGATTTTACCCTAATTTGACAGGTACGGAAAATCTTAGAATTTTTGCGAAATTGAGAGGAATCCCAAGAACTGATGCTATCGAACAGGCATTAAAACTTGTTAATTTACCCTACAAAGATAAAAAGTTATATTCGCAGTATTCATTAGGAATGAAACAGCGATTAGCTATAGCATTAGCGGTAATGCATGATCCAGAAATATTAATTTTGGATGAACCAATTAATGGCTTAGATCCGATAGGAATCGCAGAAATAAGAACATTTATAGAAGATTTATCTAAAAATAGAGGGAAAACTATATTGATCTCTAGCCATATACTTTCAGAAATTGCTGTTTTAGCAGACGATATTGGTATTATTGATAAAGGCGTACTCATTGAAGAGGGAAGTATGAAGGAATTAGAAGAAAAAAATGGAAAATATGTACACTTCAAGGTTTCTGATAATGCCCAAGCAGCAAGAATACTGTCAGTGTATTATAAAGAATCAAATTTTAAGGTATCAGGAAACCAAGATATAAATGTGTATAATCTCAGTATATCAATACCAGATATAGTTCGTTCCTTTGTTCAAGAAGGAGTAGACGTGATGGACGCTCATTTGTGTGAAGATACTTTAGAGGACTATTTTAAAAAAGTGACAGGAGGGGAAGGAATTGCTTGATTTAGTCAGATGTGAGTTTACAAAATTGAAAAGAAGGAAAATCGCGCTCATGCTGATTGTATTATCATGTTTTTTCCCCTTAATTGTGGTTATAACAACTAAGAACGGGATGTCTGGTGATCTGAGCACACATTATTTGAAAATGAGGTTTGATTTATCCTTTACTATGACACAGGGCTATGGTCTTGTATTCCTTGCACCTTGTTTAATAGGAATGCTTGCGACAATCTTGTTCTTTATGGAACGAGATAATGATACATTTAAAAATATTAGAACAGTGCCCGTGACAATTACCAAAATGATCCTTGCAAAGATCTGTGTACTTTTTATATATGGTACTCTTTTTAGCCTGGCGAGTGTATCATTTACAATATTCTTTTCATGGATATTGAAGGTTGGTATTATATATGATTTAGCATACAAGCTAGGATTTAGTATTATATTTGGGCTTGTGATAACGATAGCGTCACTTCCTATTGTGGTTATAATAGTATATTTTAATAAATCCTATTTAGTGTCTACATTGTTGGCATTTTTTTATTCGATTCTAAATTGGGGAATTATCGGTTTATTTGAAACAATGGCAGTGAAAGGTACCGCAAAATTTCTAAATCTATTTCCAGTTATATGTGCGATGGACTGGACAAGCGGTAAACTGGTAGATCATGTAATAAAAGATAATTTGTCAAAAGAAGCATATATTATGTTTCCGTCAGATATTTATGCATTTTTGGTATTAGGAGTAACATTGTTCTTATCTTTAATGCTTATGATTAGATTTTATAAAAAATGGACGAGGTAATTTAAATGGGAAATATTATATCAACAGAGTTATTAAAAATTAAAAGATATTCAGTTGTAAAAGCTGGATTAGTTATGATGTCGCTATCTGTGTTAATGAGTTGCTTTTATTCAACTGCAAGCACAAATAAAGTATGGGATTTTCAGTATTTTATACAGCAGGTAATTATTAGTAATTGTACATTATTTTTCCCGATTATTATTACATTAGTCGCTGTGTACATTATTTCCAGGGAAACAACAGATGATACATTAAAATCTATTTTAACAGTACCTATTTCATATAAAAAGTTACTTATTGCTAAATTTTGGCTGCTTTTATTTTTAACTATAGTATTTAGTATTTTTAACGCTCTTTTGTCAATATGTTTTAATGCTTTTTTAGGATTTTCTGGAATGAATATTCATATGATGCTGATGTCAGCCGCTCAGATTATTGTATCTGACATATTGGTGTATATATCAGTACTTCCCATTATTATTGTTTGTGCTTTTGCAGAAGGAAAATCATTGCTGGGAGTTGCCGTTGCATTCATCTACGGATATTTTGCAACAATGGAAGGAAGTATGCTTAATTGGTTTCCAATCAAGGCTGCAATGATACTTGTTGATCCTAAATGCGGAAGCGAATATGGAATAACATATAAAATTCCTCCTGCGGCGATGTCTATAATTGGGGTTTTGGTGGTTTCCATACTATTGTTTCAAATGCTAAACAGAACCAAAAAGAATGTTTATATGAAATCAAAAAGAAAAGTAAAGGTAAAACAAACAAGACGGAAAGGGTGGTAAAAAATGGTGGATTGAATGTAAAGAAATGTTGTCCGTAATCATAATCATAAACAATTTTAATATATGTTTGTAAGGAAGGAGAAGAGAAAATACATACTGCTAGTCAAGTGAACTTAACAGAACCTTTTAAGGAAATGAGAAATGAAAAAATAAATATCTTAGGATGAACCTGAAGGGTTCTGTATTCCTGCAGTATTTTGTGAAAAATTAAATCGTATAGATATAGACATTTTGAATTTACATATGGTATCTATGCAAGAAGCAGTTAGGAGCGTGCCTTATGAAGAAAAATTATAGAAATCCAATGACAAGACCAGAAAATTTTATGAATCCGGCAGGAAATGTAATGAAGGAAATTAAAGAGGCGGATTTAAACAATTTTTCCGCAGGTGCTGGTGAACCAAGAGTTTCCGATGGCTCTCAGTTCTGTACATCAACAAAAGAATGTAACTGGGGAACAATTATGTTTGTTTGCTGTTAGTTTATGAGAGTGGTATGAAACCACAGGTATGATGACTACTGAATGAATAGGTTTGGCTTCTATGCATAGATATCATATGCAAATTCAAAATTTTTTACGTAATGGAGGAGATTATTATGGATAAAAATAATTGTGACAATAATTCCTATTTTTATGAAAGAAATTATTATAAGGATGTTCCAATCAAAGATACTCAAATATTAGAATATTGGAATAACATTTTAGGTAAAGATGTTATTGAATTAATAGATAAGGCTTATGGGGTTTCTATAGAGCAGATATTATTTTCAGAGTATTCGTTAAATCATAAATATATTAGCTTTGCAACGTTAAATCAGGAATATTCTGATATGTGTAATGAGAAGGCTATATCCTATTTGACTAAAAAAGGAACAAAAGTATTATTTGATCAATTTGTTCTCAGGTTTCTGGGATATGGGAAACGGGTTTTAGAAAGAAAGAGTAGAAAAGGATATATTGTTAAAGTAGTTCAGGACTGTTTTTTGAAAAATTTAGCGGAAAGGATTTTAGATGTTTCTTTAAGCACTCTTATTTTTGAAATGTATTTAGCAAAAGAACAAGGAGAACTTAGAGGAAATGATGAAGCAGAAGAATATAAAGACTATAATCAGAGATTTCTTGGTAATGATAAGTATATAAAAGAATTATTTTCCATATATCCAGGTCTTAAAAGAATGCTGATAGAATTAATGGAAAATTTGGCAAATAATTATATATTATTGCAGGAAAGAATGGAAAAGGATACTTTACTTTTAGAAGATAAATTTGGTGGGAAAAAGGGCTGGACTGAAGTAAAAAACATAAGAACGAGTGGTTCAGATTCACATAAGAAAGGAAATAGTGTTTTTTTAATTCAGTTTCAAGATGGAAGAAAAATAGTTTATAAACCACACGGACTGAAGGTGGAGAAAGCATATCAGTCATTTTTGGAGTTTATTTCTTCCAATTGTAAAAAGGACTTTAAGCAATTTTTGATTTTAGATTGTGGGGACTATGGATGGGAAGAATTTGTAGTTAATCTTCCTTGTAACAGTGAGGCTGAAGTCAGGAATTATTATTATCGGATAGGAGTGCTTGTTTTTTGCAATTATATATTAAATGTCAATGATATACATACTGAAAATCTTATTGCTAATGGGGGATATCCGGTTGTTGTAGATGCCGAGACTGTCTTAGATAATAAAAGGGACAAAAAGAAAAAATCAGGTAGAGAAAAAATTTACGATAAGATACATGAATCAGTGTTGTATTCTGGAGTACTGCCTTTTTATAAATACACTAAAAATGGAAAAGGTATAAATATGAGTGCTCTTAATGGCCAAGAGGGAGAGCAATATCCAATACTGATTCCAAGATTAAAAAATGCTGGGACATCAAATATGCATTATGAATATGAAAGACCTATTACTCAAGCTAGTAATAATTTACTGAGACTGGGGGAAAAGGTAAAAGAACCTAATCAGTATATAGATGAGATATGCGAAGGTTTTTTTGACGCATATACATTTTGTTTGGACAATAAGAAGCTTATATTAAACTATGTTTCGATATTTGAAAATATTGAAGTTAGGCATTTAGTCCAAGATACTCAGCGGTATTCCATGCTATTGCACACATCATACAATCCGGATTTTCTTCAAGATGCGAAAGATAGGCAACTATTTTTGTGTGCAGTGTTAAAAAATGTGGAACAGATGCAAGGGAATATGGAAATTGCAAAACTGGAAATAAAGGATATGCTGAATATGGATATTCCATATTTTTATAGCAATACTTCAAAAGAAGATCTTTATGGATCAGAAGGGGAAGTGGTGAAGAACTATTTTGCTGAGTCTAGTATTCAACATCTTAGAAATAAGATCTGTTCTATGGGCAAGAAAGATAGAGAAGAACAGATTAGATTTATAAAAATAATTTTAACAGATTTGAATGATGTAAAAGTTGAGAAACCTAAAAAAGATATAAATGAACTTTGTATAAGTAGAAGCGATAATGAACATGGACAAAAGGAATATAAAAAAAATGCCATATTAAAAATTTTACATACATTAGAGCAAAAAGCTTTTTATGGTGATGATGGGCAGGATATAAATTGGATAGGAATAACATCTATTGGAAATTCTGAAAATTCTTCTTGGAATATCCAACCATTAGGGGTTTATTTATATGAAGGATTAGGAGGAATTGCCCTTTTTTATAATGCACTACAGCAATCAGATTTTGATGTGGATTTGTCAGCAGCCTGCAAAGCATTTGAGACCATGATGTTTCAATATACCGATGATATGTTGGAACGATCCACGGATTTAGAAAAGGAAAGTAGCGGTGCTTATGCGGGGGAAGCTTCTGTTATATATGTATACGAAGTTTTATATAAGATAACAGGAAAACAAAAATATTTAGAATATGCAGAAAAACATTGCAAAATTTTAGAGTATGCATTGAAAGCAGATGAAAATAATGATCTGATTTATGGTAATGCAGGTGCCGTTATTGTTCTTCTTAATCTTTATCACTTAGCTCAAAAGGATATATATTTGCAATTGGCGTGCGAAGCAGGGAACATTCTTATAAAAAATCAGAATAAGGGTAAGTGGTGCTGCGGAAACGGGCAGAGCTTATCTGGGCTGTCACATGGAATTACAGGTATAATTTATGCTCTTACAAAGTTAAATAATGAGCAATTTCATATTGAATATCAAAAGGCAATACACTCTGGATTAATATATGAAAATACCATGTATTCTGATAAATATAATAATTGGTTAGACAATCGGGAGGAGGCAAAAAAAGAAGAAAACTCTGATAATAGATGCATGGCAGCATGGTGTCATGGGGCACCAGGGATTTTATTGGCAAGAAGTAAGATGTATAACCTGGTTAAAGACAGTAGTGATTATATAACAGTACAATGTGATATTGAACGTGCACTATTTGCGACAAAAATGTATGGATTTACAGATAATGACTGTCTATGTCATGGGAATTTGGGGAATACAGAAATATTACTTGAATATTCAAAAGAATGTAATGATGAAGAAGTAAGACATATGATGTTGTCTGCGAGAACACAAATTGCTATGGATATTATAAATGAAAATTACGATTGTGCAAGGTCTTATTTGCATGGGTATAAGATACCAGGATTTATGACAGGAATCTCAGGAATGGGATACTCTCTATTAAGAGATTTGTACCCAGAATTACCATGCATTTTGGCTCTGGAGATTTAGGAGCGTAATTGCTAAGTAATATTTAACAAAGGGAGGAACTTGATGTTTCAAAAAAAAGTGCATTATGTTTCACAGCTAGGAAGCATGGATTGTGGCATAGCATGTCTGACAATGATTCTTAATTATTACGGGTGTAAAAGTGATATCGTGGACATAGGGGCAGAGATTCAGATTGGCAGAGACGGTATGACCTTAGCTCAAATGAAAGAATTAGCAGAAAAGTATGGATTTAAATTTGCTGCATACCAGTATAATCATGAAGAAAAAAACTTAATAGAGTATCTTCCAGCCATTTTGTGTAATGATTCCCACTATGTGGTAGTTGATAAAACTAAGAAGAAAGGAAAATATATTCTGTTTGATCCAGCAAATGGAAAAAGAGTTGTCGATTTTTTAGAATTAAAAAACGGATACAAGGATATTCTTGTATCCGTTATTCCAAGTAGAAATATTAAGAAAATAAAAAAAACCAAATTTAAAATAGAGGTAAAATTCTCTCAATTTATGATTGCAATTATGTTGATGCTTATGTGTCAACTTATTACATTAGCTGTTCCAATGGTTGTGCAAAAAGTAATAGATAGTTTATCTTCTGCCCATATTACAATTCATATATGGAAAATTACACTTTTAGTTCTTCTGATTATGTGTGCCCATTTTGTATTGAGCTTACTAAGACAGAAAATTTTATTGAATATTAACATGAAACTTTTTAAAACAATGATTTCTAATATGATTCATAAAATTTTCCGTTTGGATGTAAGTTTTTTTGAATGGCATTCCGCAGGTGACATAGGGAACCGTTTCAATAGTATAAATCAGTTGAACGACATTCTTACCAATGGATTTATAAACATTATAATCCAAGGGATTACATCCTTGGTATGTTTAGCTGTTATGACCAGTATATCTCCATATTTGACTGCATTTGTTCTAGTTGTTTCTATTATACAGATCGCCATAATGATTTTATTAAATGGTAAAAATCTCATAAAGACGAAAGAGTATATATACTCACAGAGTACAATACAGGGAGAACTGATAGATACTCTGGAGAATATAATGGAAATAAAATGTATGGGGATGGATAATGCAGTTAAATCAAATTTACAAAATTCTTATAGTAAGTTAATAGAAAGATTCAAGGGAAAAACTCGAATTAGTAATTTGATGAATAGTTTTTCCTCAACCTTAAACTTGATTTTCCCTTTAATGATTTACGTGATTGGAAGTTATAGTGTGAAGCAAGGAGGGTTAACGATAGGACAACTTATAGCCTATGCAACCTTAGTGGGATATTTTACAGCACCTTTTACTACCGTTGTATTGTTGTTACCGAGTATCAATAGTATTAAAGAAGTGCTTTTACGTTATAAGGAACTAATGATTTTTAGAGAAAATTATCATACGGGAGTTCTTGTACCTGGAAAATTTGAAAATTTAAAAATAAGTTCGGTTTCATATTGCTACAATAGTGGGCAGGCATACGCATTGAATAATGTTTCTCTTGATCTTAGGCGAGGCGAGAGAATTGCTATTGTTGGTTTATCGGGTAGTGGAAAATCAACCTTGATAAAAGCCATACTGGGTGCCGTGGATATTAATCAAGGATGTATTGAGATAAATAATTATGATATCAGATCAATGTCGAAGGAACAGATTTATAAATGGTTTTCAGTAGTTACTCAAAATCCTATGTGCTTAAATGCAAGTATAAGAAAGAATATTGATATTATAGGTGATGCTCCGGATGAGAAAATATGGAAGGTACTAGACATTGTAGCATTAAAAGAGGAAGTTTTAAGTATGCCGTTGGGATTGGATACACTTGTTGGAGAAGGAGGACAAAATATTTCAGGTGGTCAAAAACAGCGTATTGCCATAGCAAGAGCTCTGCTTAGCGATACGGAGGTAGTTATTTTTGATGAAGCTACCAGTAATCTGGATCAGCTTACAGAAAAGAAAATTTATGATAACCTAAGGTCTACCAATAAAACGCAAATTATCATTACTCATAGACTTTCCTCTATTCGAGATACGGATTATATCTATGTATTGAACAGGGGAAGCATCATTGAACAGGGAACACATTTGGATTTGATGAAGAAAAAGGGATGGTATTTTGAGAGTATTCAATGACAGATAGGAATTAAATTATGATATGAAAAGCCATTGTATGGGGAGGTATTACAGATGAAGAAGAAAGAGATAGTTATTGGGGTGAGCGTACTGATTAGTGCATCACTTCCCATTTCAGTTTATGCTGCTTCAAATGAAAGTATGAGTTCTAGAGGTTTTATAATTGATGAAACTAATGAGTTTGAGGATATCGTTAAGCAAATTTTAGATGTTAAGTCAAAACATCCGGAATGGAGTGAACAGCAGATAAGTGATTTTATGGATCAGATTCATGCTATTAAGAAAGATGGCGTCATAGACATTTGGAACGCACTTACTTCTTCTGAGAAAAAATTAGTGATTCGATATCCGTTTGATGCACTAAAAGTCAATAAAGCAAAGGAAATTGCCACTAAACAAACCGAAAGAAAATTCGGAAAAAATGGTTTGGGTGACAGGAGTGACGCATTTAGACACGGAATATGGAATGCCGAAATGACAGTTTTGATAGGAAGTGAAAAAGCAGAGCTTTTTGCGACAGCACATGAAGATAAAGATACTACTGGAAACGAAAGCGATGGATATACAAAAGATGAGCACAAAAAAATGGATTTACATAACAATGAAATAGGGAGGAAATTAGGTGCAGATAACCTATCTGCACCAGAAGAGAAAATGGCGGAAATCATATATGACGAGATAATGAGAGAAGATTCGCTGTTTGTATGGCTGCATGAATGAAAAAGTTAGAACGTATGAACTGAAATGAAATATATCTCTAAGACAGTCGCAGATATTTTATTGATGTTTAGATATCTGTGACTGTTTTTGAATAGAAATAATAGTCGTTAAAAATGTCTGCTCTGACTAAATTTGAAAGAAGAATCAGAATGAGAACCAAGTACTAATGTATAGCCATGAATTAGATGTGAAATCTGTTAAATGATGGTCAAATGAGAATGAGGGGGCTGTAGAAAAATATTTATCAACATATTATTTGTCGATTTAGTTTAAGTAATGACAATAACAATAATAAAGGGGGACTTGATTTCTCATATCCCCCAGTGTATAATCTAATTAAGAAAGGTAATCAGATGCAAGATCTGATGCCCTCAGTAAAATTTAATTTTTTTCTATGTTAAGACATAGCATCCATCAAACTTTCTCAGGGTTTATCGTGGATGCTATTTCTTATCATGTCGATTATCTATGTAAGTCAGAGCCGCAAAAACTACTAAAAGCAATGTGAGTACTTCCATTGTGTTCATGGGCATCACCCTCCTTTAAAAACTAGAGGGCTGGTCGAAATTGCATCCGCATCTCTTTCTCGATTAGCTATACTCGCTCAGTATAGCATGGAATATCTTGTATCGCAATAAGAAATGGATGTAGTGAGCTCCTTTTCATATTGCTTTTGGTAATCAGATATTTTGTTTGATAATCCTTGTAATGATGCCAACAGCAACATTCCGTTCTTCATCAATATGTGTCACAACAAAGGACACCTTATCTTTCTTCCCAACGGTGCGGCTGTCGTAGCAACTGTGAGCAATGGCGTTGACACCCAATTCTAACCGGACAAAAACAGTTCCTTTGTGGATGTCTTCCACCGTACCGGCATATTTTCCTTGTACCCGACAATTTTTCAGATTTTCTTTGCTGGTGTTGCCTTCCACGCTTTTTACATCTGCATGGATAGAGAGCGTTTCCGGGGAATCTCCCTGGATAGCTAAGATCCGGACCAGAATATGTTCCCCTACCTGGAATCGTTCCCTGGCATCACCCAGCCAGTCAAAAGACAGATCTCTTGCAAGGATGGAAGTTTCTACACCAAAGATTTCTGCCCGGACTACTTTTTCAGCAACGGCAATGACTCTGGCCTGCACAATACGGTCTTCGTGGATTTTATTCTGTCCGGAAGAGTCCTGATCAAAATAGAAAATCTGACGTTTCTTCAGCATAGCATCTTTCCGGCTGGCAACGATGCTTCTGGATTTGGTATCCAGTCCTTTGATTACAAAGTCGATTTCACTACCAAGCATGTTATTAAGGACTTTGTTCTGTCTAAGAGAGAAATCTCCGTAATCATGAGTTTCATCTTGGATCAGATTGATCATCATTTCCGAGATAGGGATGACTGCCCGATAATCTTTATAGTAAATAATTGCTATTAAGCTGCCGGCTTCGGTCTTTTCAATACCTCCCAGAATGCCGGTGAGAATTTTCCGGGTACGATAGGCATTTTGGATGTCATGCCAGATTAAATCCGCTTTTGATTGAGCAGTTTCTAATACAGTATCGGAGTCAAGGGTTAAAATAGGGGTGTTCAGGTTCATTGTTTCGTTTGCCATAAATGTTATCTCCTTTCAAAATGTGTTATGACATGATGGAATCTTTATCTAAAGGAACCATGCCAGAGTCGGGGGAATCTTCTATAAAATTTTCCTGAAAGAAATCCTCCATAAAATCATCGGGAGTAGGTTCCTGATAAACGGGTTCGGATGTAAAATGTGGTTTCTGTTTTGCTATTGACGCAGAAGATGAACGGCGTTTCCTTTTGGCTGATCCGGGTGAGGGCTGTGGTCGATACTCTGTTTCTTCCGAAGACCCATTTTTGCGCCATTCAGGTATGTGTTCCGATGCTTTTCTTGGTGTCAGCTTTTTGGCATCTGGATGCAGGGTATAATCGTACTTTTCTACTTTTAGGACTTTTTGCCCACGTAGGATAACCAAAGCAGTATCAAGCGGGAGCCGCAAGATTTCATCTGGTGTTAAGAGTTTTCGTTTGCCGATAGATTTTGTCTGCCGGTATTCCGGTGTATAGTCGGATACCCGCCAGCTATTGAGCTGCTTGGCTTCGCTGCTTACCCCTACGGTCACATCGCCGCTGCGGTTGCTGATAAAGGTAGCAGTAACTTCATCTGTGCAGCCCAAAAAGAGCTGGGTATCACAGTTGCCAATGATTTCCTGCCATTGGTTATAAGGATAGCGGTTCTGCATCTGGGGCAAATTCTGAAAGATGCAGGAAATGCTGAGATTCCGGCTTCGGATTACACTGATTTTCTTATTCAGTTCCAGGATAGCTCCGGTGTTGGCAAGCTCATCAGCCAGTATATGTACAGCAACAGGAAGTTTTCCTTCTTCTCCATACTTATCTGCATAACGGACCAGTTTGATGAAGATGAAGGTCATAAACAGGGAAGATAAAAAATCGAAGGTGCTGTCCTGGTCTGAGGTAATGCAAAAGTAAGCACATTTCTGTTTCCCTGGAAGTGTCAGATCAATCTCATCATAAGAGGTAATCTGCCGAATGAGTTTATTCTGAAATACCTGAAGTCTGGCACCCAATCCGATAATAACTCCGCTTCGCACGGTATCACTGGCTTGTTTGTAGATGCAGTAAGGAACTTTTGCTGGATGGGACACTGGGAGCAGATCAAAAAGACTGTTCAGCTCCTTTTCGGAACTCATGGTCAGCAGCTTATAAACCTGTCCAATATTTCTGGCTTCCGGCGGAAAGCCCTGATCTACATAGAGAACCAGGGCTTTTAGCAGGTTCATCTCCGCATTATCCCAGAAATGATCTCC from the Blautia wexlerae DSM 19850 genome contains:
- a CDS encoding type 2 lanthipeptide synthetase LanM family protein translates to MDKNNCDNNSYFYERNYYKDVPIKDTQILEYWNNILGKDVIELIDKAYGVSIEQILFSEYSLNHKYISFATLNQEYSDMCNEKAISYLTKKGTKVLFDQFVLRFLGYGKRVLERKSRKGYIVKVVQDCFLKNLAERILDVSLSTLIFEMYLAKEQGELRGNDEAEEYKDYNQRFLGNDKYIKELFSIYPGLKRMLIELMENLANNYILLQERMEKDTLLLEDKFGGKKGWTEVKNIRTSGSDSHKKGNSVFLIQFQDGRKIVYKPHGLKVEKAYQSFLEFISSNCKKDFKQFLILDCGDYGWEEFVVNLPCNSEAEVRNYYYRIGVLVFCNYILNVNDIHTENLIANGGYPVVVDAETVLDNKRDKKKKSGREKIYDKIHESVLYSGVLPFYKYTKNGKGINMSALNGQEGEQYPILIPRLKNAGTSNMHYEYERPITQASNNLLRLGEKVKEPNQYIDEICEGFFDAYTFCLDNKKLILNYVSIFENIEVRHLVQDTQRYSMLLHTSYNPDFLQDAKDRQLFLCAVLKNVEQMQGNMEIAKLEIKDMLNMDIPYFYSNTSKEDLYGSEGEVVKNYFAESSIQHLRNKICSMGKKDREEQIRFIKIILTDLNDVKVEKPKKDINELCISRSDNEHGQKEYKKNAILKILHTLEQKAFYGDDGQDINWIGITSIGNSENSSWNIQPLGVYLYEGLGGIALFYNALQQSDFDVDLSAACKAFETMMFQYTDDMLERSTDLEKESSGAYAGEASVIYVYEVLYKITGKQKYLEYAEKHCKILEYALKADENNDLIYGNAGAVIVLLNLYHLAQKDIYLQLACEAGNILIKNQNKGKWCCGNGQSLSGLSHGITGIIYALTKLNNEQFHIEYQKAIHSGLIYENTMYSDKYNNWLDNREEAKKEENSDNRCMAAWCHGAPGILLARSKMYNLVKDSSDYITVQCDIERALFATKMYGFTDNDCLCHGNLGNTEILLEYSKECNDEEVRHMMLSARTQIAMDIINENYDCARSYLHGYKIPGFMTGISGMGYSLLRDLYPELPCILALEI
- a CDS encoding ABC transporter ATP-binding protein, producing the protein MSQYIIQTRDLTKTYGEQKSVSNLNMHVRKGKIYGLLGRNGAGKTTTMKMLLNLIEPTSGSIRIFNRDIRLEEKKILPRIGSLIESPGFYPNLTGTENLRIFAKLRGIPRTDAIEQALKLVNLPYKDKKLYSQYSLGMKQRLAIALAVMHDPEILILDEPINGLDPIGIAEIRTFIEDLSKNRGKTILISSHILSEIAVLADDIGIIDKGVLIEEGSMKELEEKNGKYVHFKVSDNAQAARILSVYYKESNFKVSGNQDINVYNLSISIPDIVRSFVQEGVDVMDAHLCEDTLEDYFKKVTGGEGIA
- a CDS encoding ABC transporter permease, yielding MLIVLSCFFPLIVVITTKNGMSGDLSTHYLKMRFDLSFTMTQGYGLVFLAPCLIGMLATILFFMERDNDTFKNIRTVPVTITKMILAKICVLFIYGTLFSLASVSFTIFFSWILKVGIIYDLAYKLGFSIIFGLVITIASLPIVVIIVYFNKSYLVSTLLAFFYSILNWGIIGLFETMAVKGTAKFLNLFPVICAMDWTSGKLVDHVIKDNLSKEAYIMFPSDIYAFLVLGVTLFLSLMLMIRFYKKWTR
- a CDS encoding peptidase domain-containing ABC transporter, encoding MFQKKVHYVSQLGSMDCGIACLTMILNYYGCKSDIVDIGAEIQIGRDGMTLAQMKELAEKYGFKFAAYQYNHEEKNLIEYLPAILCNDSHYVVVDKTKKKGKYILFDPANGKRVVDFLELKNGYKDILVSVIPSRNIKKIKKTKFKIEVKFSQFMIAIMLMLMCQLITLAVPMVVQKVIDSLSSAHITIHIWKITLLVLLIMCAHFVLSLLRQKILLNINMKLFKTMISNMIHKIFRLDVSFFEWHSAGDIGNRFNSINQLNDILTNGFINIIIQGITSLVCLAVMTSISPYLTAFVLVVSIIQIAIMILLNGKNLIKTKEYIYSQSTIQGELIDTLENIMEIKCMGMDNAVKSNLQNSYSKLIERFKGKTRISNLMNSFSSTLNLIFPLMIYVIGSYSVKQGGLTIGQLIAYATLVGYFTAPFTTVVLLLPSINSIKEVLLRYKELMIFRENYHTGVLVPGKFENLKISSVSYCYNSGQAYALNNVSLDLRRGERIAIVGLSGSGKSTLIKAILGAVDINQGCIEINNYDIRSMSKEQIYKWFSVVTQNPMCLNASIRKNIDIIGDAPDEKIWKVLDIVALKEEVLSMPLGLDTLVGEGGQNISGGQKQRIAIARALLSDTEVVIFDEATSNLDQLTEKKIYDNLRSTNKTQIIITHRLSSIRDTDYIYVLNRGSIIEQGTHLDLMKKKGWYFESIQ
- a CDS encoding ABC transporter permease, coding for MGNIISTELLKIKRYSVVKAGLVMMSLSVLMSCFYSTASTNKVWDFQYFIQQVIISNCTLFFPIIITLVAVYIISRETTDDTLKSILTVPISYKKLLIAKFWLLLFLTIVFSIFNALLSICFNAFLGFSGMNIHMMLMSAAQIIVSDILVYISVLPIIIVCAFAEGKSLLGVAVAFIYGYFATMEGSMLNWFPIKAAMILVDPKCGSEYGITYKIPPAAMSIIGVLVVSILLFQMLNRTKKNVYMKSKRKVKVKQTRRKGW
- a CDS encoding plantaricin C family lantibiotic; this translates as MKKNYRNPMTRPENFMNPAGNVMKEIKEADLNNFSAGAGEPRVSDGSQFCTSTKECNWGTIMFVCC
- a CDS encoding DUF6973 domain-containing protein — translated: MKKKEIVIGVSVLISASLPISVYAASNESMSSRGFIIDETNEFEDIVKQILDVKSKHPEWSEQQISDFMDQIHAIKKDGVIDIWNALTSSEKKLVIRYPFDALKVNKAKEIATKQTERKFGKNGLGDRSDAFRHGIWNAEMTVLIGSEKAELFATAHEDKDTTGNESDGYTKDEHKKMDLHNNEIGRKLGADNLSAPEEKMAEIIYDEIMREDSLFVWLHE